Proteins from one Camelina sativa cultivar DH55 chromosome 8, Cs, whole genome shotgun sequence genomic window:
- the LOC104706296 gene encoding outer envelope protein 80, chloroplastic — MQGHDEDVHFSSSSIRIQSPPFKEHTLLTNLQSCSKTLLSHLSNTRHSLNRVFESLNNRHNPTPPRLTQTRPVRRSNSPTQMLSSVTQLMIGNSSTMSLSLSLIQSSSIQLNWTDSGAENTEITRGLNSPLLCCASLSLTRPNESVEGKDVTQQQKGHSVSRNAEERVLISEVLVRTKDGEELERKDLEMEALTALKACRANSALTIREVQEDVHRIIESGYFCSCTPVAVDTRDGIRLMFQVEPNQEFRGLVCENANVLPSNFIQEAFGNGFGKVINIKRLEEAITSINGWYMERGLFGIVSDIDTLSGGVVRLQVAEAEVNNISIRFLDRKTGEPTKGKTSPETILRQLTTKKGQVYSMLQGKRDVDTVLAMGIMEDVSIIPQPAGDSGKVDLIMNCVERPSGGFSAGGGISSGITSGPLSGLIGSFAYSHRNLFGRNQKLNVSLERGQIDSIFRINYTDPWIEGDDKRTSRSIMVQNSRTPGNLVHGNQPDNSNLTIGRVTAGIEYSRPFRPKWSGTAGLIFQHAGARDEQGNPIIKDFYSSPLTASGKTHDDTLLAKLESIYTGSGDRGSTMFAFNMEQGLPVLPEWLCFNRVTGRARKGIHIGPARFLFSLSGGHVVGNFSPHEAFVIGGTNSVRGYEEGAVGSGRSYVVGSGEMSFPVRGPVEGVIFTDYGTDLASGNTVPGDPAGARLKPGSGYGYGLGVRVDSPLGPLRLEYAFNDQQAGRFHFGVGLRN; from the exons ATGCAAGGCCATGACGAAGATGTTcacttctcttcatcttccatcAGAATCCAATCTCCACCTTTCAAAGAACACACTTTACTCACCAATCTCCAATCCTGCTCTAAAACCTTACTCTCTCACCTCTCAAACACTCGTCACTCCCTCAACCGAGTCTTCGAATCGCTCAACAATCGCCACAACCCCACTCCTCCACGTCTCACCCAAACTCGACCGGTTCGTCGTTCCAATTCACCTACTCAGATGCTCAGTTCTGTCACTCAGCTTATGATTGGCAACTCTTCTACAATGTCGTTGTCGCTGTCGCTGATCCAATCTTCTTCTATCCAATTGAATTGGACTGACTCAGGAGCTGAGAATACTGAGATAACCCGTGGGCTAAACTCGCCTCTGCTCTGCTGTGCCTCTCTGTCACTAACTAGACCAAACGAGTCAGTGGAAGGGAAGGATGTAACACAACAGCAGAAGGGTCACTCGGTGAGTAGAAACGCGGAGGAACGAGTTCTGATTAGTGAAGTGTTAGTTAGAACGAAAGATGGTGAGGAACTCGAGAGGAAGGATTTGGAGATGGAGGCATTGACTGCTTTGAAAGCTTGTAGAGCTAATTCAGCGTTAACCATTCGTGAGGTACAAGAGGATGTACATAGGATTATAGAAAGTGGTTACTTTTGCTCTTGTACTCCTGTTGCTGTTGATACACGCGACGGGATACGATTGATGTTTCAG GTAGAACCAAACCAAGAATTTCGTGGGTTAGTCTGTGAAAACGCAAATGTTCTTCCTTCCAACTTCATACAAGAAGCTTTTGGAAATGGGTTTG GGAAAGTGATTAATATTAAGAGACTGGAAGAAGCTATTACATCCATCAATGGCTGGTACATGGAGCGTGGTCTTTTCGGAATT GTTTCAGATATTGATACGCTTTCTGGAGGTGTAGTAAGGCTTCAAGTTGCTGAAGCAGAGGTTAATAACATATCCATCCGATTCCTTGATCGTAAAAC TGGGGAACCAACTAAAGGGAAGACTAGCCCTGAGACAATACTACGGCAACTTACAACAAAGAAGGGACAG GTCTACAGCATGCTTCAAGGGAAGAGGGATGTAGACACTGTACTAGCCATGGGAATCATGGAAGATGTTAGTATTATACCACAACCTGCAGGAG ATAGTGGGaaggttgatttgatcatgaACTGTGTCGAGCGTCCCAGTGGAGGCTTCTCTGCTGGTGGTGGGATATCTAGTGG GATTACGAGTGGCCCTCTATCAGGACTAATTGGAAG CTTCGCTTATTCTCACCGCAATTTGTTTGGAAGAAACCAGAAGCTTAACGTTTCCCTAGAGAGGGGTCAAATTGACTCTATATTTCGTATAAACTACACTGATCCATGGATTGAAGGAGATGACAAGAGGACATCCAGATCTATCATGGTTCAG AATTCAAGAACACCTGGGAATCTTGTTCATGGCAATCAACCAGACAATAGTAATCTCACAATTGGTCGGGTTACAGCAGGTATCGAATACAGTCGTCCATTCAGGCCAAAGTGGAGTGGTACTGCTGGACTTATATTTCAG CATGCTGGTGCTCGTGATGAACAAGGAAACCCTATCATTAAGGACTTCTACAGTAGCCCATTAACCGCAAG TGGTAAGACCCATGATGATACCTTGCTAGCAAAACTTGAAAGCATTTATACTGGCTCAGGTGACCGAGGATCAACAATG TTTGCGTTTAACATGGAACAAGGGCTTCCTGTTTTGCCCGAATGGTTATGTTTCAATCGAGTGACTGGTCGTGCCAGGAAAGGCATACACATTGGACCAGCTCGTTTTCTTTTTAG TCTGTCTGGTGGACATGTGGTGGGAAACTTTTCACCTCATGAAGCATTCGTGATCGGTGGAACAAACAGCGTAAGAGGTTACGAAGAGGGAGCTGTAGGATCTGGTCGGTCATATGTAGTTGGTTCGGGGGAGATGTCATTCCCAGTG AGAGGACCGGTCGAAGGCGTTATTTTTACTGATTATGGTACTGATCTTGCATCAGGAAACACCGTCCCAG GTGATCCTGCTGGGGCAAGACTGAAGCCTGGAAGTGGTTATGGGTATGGTTTAGGGGTGCGTGTTGATTCCCCATTGGGGCCGTTACGCCTTGAATATGCCTTCAACGATCAACAGGCAGGAAGGTTTCACTTTGGGGTTGGTCTGCGGAACTAa